A genomic window from Triticum urartu cultivar G1812 chromosome 7, Tu2.1, whole genome shotgun sequence includes:
- the LOC125520904 gene encoding NEP1-interacting protein-like 1, translated as MEAAVARADTAALFSGQEDAAEGSMSSLPARVAGSIVRGVITFIFATVGTILGAITGGTIGLATESGLVRGAGIGAISGAVVAMEVVDRSMAMWRSDECGIWSVLYVLDVIWSLLTGRLVREKVDPAVQNAVDSQMNAAGDGFSDGPPTLSEMFDMGSASFKGMAADAIAELPATTITEQQAAVQDGGCSVCLQEFEAGEAARSLPECRHTFHMSCIDGWLCRHASCPLCRRAV; from the exons ATGGAGGCAGCGGTAGCTCGCGCCGACACAGCAGCATTATTCTCGGGCCAGGAGGACGCCGCCGAGGGGAGCATGTCCAGCCTGCCGGCTCGGGTCGCTGGCTCGATCGTCCGCGGCGTCATCACCTTCATCTTCGCCACAG TGGGCACGATTCTGGGAGCCATCACGGGCGGCACGATCGGGCTGGCGACGGAGAGCGGCCTCGTCCGCGGCGCGGGCATCGGCGCCATCTCCGGCGCCGTGGTGGCCATGGAGGTTGTCGACAGGTCCATGGCCATGTGGCGCTCCGACGAGTGCGGCATCTGGAGCGTCCTATACGTG CTTGACGTGATCTGGAGCCTCCTGACGGGCCGTCTGGTGCGCGAGAAGGTGGACCCCGCAGTGCAGAACGCCGTCGACAGCCAGATGAACGCCGCGGGCGACGGGTTCAGCGACGGCCCGCCGACGCTCTCCGAGATGTTTGACATGGGCTCCGCCTCCTTCAAAGGCATGGCCGCAGACGCCATCGCCGAGCTCCCCGCGACGACCATCACCGAGCAGCAGGCCGCCGTGCAGGACGGCGGCTGCTCCGTGTGCCTCCAGGAGTTCgaggccggcgaggcggcgcggagCCTGCCGGAGTGCCGCCACACGTTCCACATGTCGTGCATAGACGGGTGGCTGTGCCGGCATGCGTCGTGCCCGCTGTGCCGCCGCGCCGTCTAG